In Brachypodium distachyon strain Bd21 chromosome 2, Brachypodium_distachyon_v3.0, whole genome shotgun sequence, one genomic interval encodes:
- the LOC100822742 gene encoding cinnamoyl-CoA reductase 1, producing MEMEKTEEKKKVVCVTGAGGFIASWIVKLLLQRGHTVRGTLRDPADPKKIEHLRALDGSADRLHLFKADLLEEGSFDAVVDGCECVFHTASPFYNNPKDPQIELIDPAVKGTLNVLASCKKASSLKRVVLTSSMAAVVFTENPLSPEVVVDDTSFSIPELCEKAKEWYVLSKTLAEQAAWKFSKDNGIDLVTINPAMVIGPLLQPTLNTSAQLVLYLISGSPVYLNYSFGWVNVKDVALAHVLACEVPSASGRYCMVDRVIHFSEIVKIIHEMYPSLPVPDKCADDQPFAPTYQVSRDKVKSLGIELTPFETSLKETIECLKDKSFISF from the exons atggagatggagaagacggaggagaagaagaaggtggtgTGCGTgacgggcgccggcggcttcATCGCGTCGTGGATCGTGAAGCTTCTCCTCCAGCGCGGCCACACCGTGCGCGGCACTCTCCGCGACCCCG CTGATCCGAAGAAGATAGAACATTTACGTGCTCTAGATGGATCTGCCGATAGGCTGCATCTATTTAAAGCCGATTTATTAGAAGAAGGATCCTTTGATGCTGTAGTTGACGGTTGTGAATGCGTATTTCATACAGCATCTCCTTTCTACAATAATCCGAAAGATCCTCAG ATTGAGTTGATTGACCCAGCAGTAAAAGGAACACTCAATGTTCTGGCATCCTGCAAGAAAGCTTCTTCTTTGAAAAGGGTGGTTTTAACATCTTCAATGGCAGCTGTTGTATTCACTGAAAATCCATTATCTCCTGAAGTTGTGGTCGACGATACATCATTTTCTATTCCAGAACTTTGTGAAAAGGCAAAG GAATGGTATGTTTTGTCAAAGACACTGGCTGAACAAGCAGCATGGAAGTTCTCAAAGGACAATGGTATCGACTTGGTGACCATAAACCCAGCCATGGTCATTGGGCCCTTATTGCAGCCGACACTCAACACTAGTGCTCAACTAGTCTTGTATCTAATCAGTG GGTCACCTGTTTATCTTAATTATAGTTTTGGTTGGGTGAATGTGAAGGATGTTGCTCTGGCACATGTCCTTGCATGTGAGGTTCCTTCAGCGAGTGGAAGATATTGCATGGTTGACAGAGTTATTCACTTCTCGGAGATTGTCAAAATCATCCATGAAATGTACCCTTCTCTTCCGGTGCCTGACAA GTGCGCCGATGACCAGCCATTCGCTCCAACTTACCAGGTCTCACGGGACAAAGTAAAAAGCTTGGGAATCGAGTTGACACCGTTTGAGACGTCCCTCAAGGAGACCATAGAATGTTTGAAGGACAAAAGCTTTATCAGCTTCTAA
- the LOC100835204 gene encoding pentatricopeptide repeat-containing protein At1g71060, mitochondrial encodes MRYLSRRRGAAIHLLFTAKSAPAKNARTVFDEMLPLLPSRPCLAPLAHARHVLGGMRSSLFCTAAGPAAATHELSVDQQFTVVPGTDGDGPGSDVSEVAERVCRVVSSQPEPRIASALDALGVNMSPELVAEVLRNLSNAGILALAFFRWAERQQGFRYTAESFHNLIEALGKIKQFRLVWSLVEAMRCRGLLSKDTFRLIVRRYARARKVKEAVETFEKMSSFGLKADLSDYNWLIDVLSKSKQVKKAHAIFKEMKRNGRFVPDLKTYTVLMEGWGHEKDLLMLKSVYQEMLDAGIKPDVVAYGTLISSFCKSGKCDEAIKVFREMEANGCMPSPHVYCMLINGLGSEERLDEALKYFELSKASGFPMEVPTCNAVVGAYCRSSKFQHAFKMVDEMRKTGIGPNARTYDIILQYLIKSQKIEEAYNVFQRMGMEGCEPQLNTYTMMVGMFCSNERVDMALKVWKQMKEKGVLPCMHMFSSLINGLCFENRLEEACVYFQEMLDKGIRPPGQLFSNLKEALIEGGRISLAQDMALKLDTLRKTPFRG; translated from the coding sequence ATGCGCTAcctcagccgccgccgcggcgcagcCATCCACCTACTCTTCACAGCGAAGAGCGCCCCCGCCAAGAACGCCCGCACGGTGTTCGACGAGATGCTTCCCCTGCTTCCCTCGCGCCCCTGTCTTGCGCCGCTCGCGCACGCCAGGCACGTGCTCGGCGGAATGCGTAGCTCGTTGTTCTGCACCGCCGCagggcccgccgccgccacccacgAACTGTCCGTGGACCAGCAGTTCACGGTAGTGCCAGGCACCGATGGGGACGGCCCGGGCTCCGACGTCTCCGAGGTGGCCGAGAGGGTCTGCCGCGTCGTGTCCAGCCAGCCGGAACCAAGAATCGCGTCGGCGCTCGATGCGCTTGGAGTGAACATGTCACCGGAGCTGGTGGCGGAGGTGTTAAGGAACCTGAGCAACGCAGGCATTCTCGCGCTCGCCTTCTTTCGGTGGGCAGAGAGGCAGCAGGGCTTTAGGTACACGGCCGAGAGCTTCCACAACTTGATTGAGGCGCTCGGCAAGATCAAGCAGTTCAGGCTGGTGTGGAGCTTGGTCGAGGCCATGCGGTGCCGCGGCTTGCTTTCTAAGGACACATTCCGTCTCATTGTCAGGAGGTATGCCCGGGCGAGGAAGGTCAAGGAAGCCGTCGAGACGTTCGAGAAGATGAGCAGTTTTGGGCTGAAAGCAGACTTGTCGGATTACAACTGGCTGATAGATGTACTGAGCAAATCCAAGCAAGTCAAGAAGGCGCATGCCATTTTTAAGGAGATGAAGAGGAATGGTAGGTTTGTACCTGATTTGAAGACCTACACTGTACTTATGGAAGGCTGGGGCCATGAGAAGGACTTGTTGATGCTCAAGTCAGTTTACCAAGAAATGTTGGATGCAGGCATTAAGCCTGATGTCGTAGCGTATGGAACACTCATCAGTTCTTTTTGCAAGTCTGGCAAATGCGATGAAGCCATCAAGGTGTTCCGTGAGATGGAAGCGAATGGTTGCATGCCAAGCCCTCATGTGTATTGCATGCTTATCAACGGGCTTGGTTCAGAGGAGAGGCTGGATGAGGCTTTGAAGTATTTCGAGCTTTCTAAGGCCAGTGGATTCCCCATGGAGGTACCTACATGCAATGCAGTTGTTGGTGCTTACTGCAGATCCTCAAAGTTCCAGCATGCCTTCAAGATGGTTGATGAGATGAGAAAGACTGGAATTGGCCCAAATGCCCGGACTTATGATATTATTCTGCAGTATCTTATAAAATCTCAGAAGATAGAAGAGGCTTATAATGTATTCCAGCGAATGGGGATGGAAGGCTGTGAGCCTCAGCTCAATACATACACAATGATGGTTGGCATGTTCTGCAGTAATGAAAGGGTTGATATGGCCTTGAAGGTGTGGAAGCAAATGAAGGAGAAAGGTGTTCTGCCATGTATGCACATGTTTTCTTCATTGATCAATGGGTTATGCTTTGAGAACAGGCTGGAAGAAGCTTGCGTGTATTTCCAAGAGATGTTGGACAAAGGGATTAGGCCACCTGGTCAGCTTTTCAGTAATTTGAAGGAAGCTCTTATTGAAGGAGGCCGAATTAGTTTGGCACAGGATATGGCTTTGAAGTTGGATACCTTGCGGAAAACACCTTTCCGTGGTTGA